From the genome of Fusarium fujikuroi IMI 58289 draft genome, chromosome FFUJ_chr06:
TTCTTACCTCAATGGCTGAATCTGAAGACGGCCACCTCCTCAATGTTAACGCTGATGTCGCTGCAGCCGAGCTTGCACGTGCGCTTGAGCCCCTGAAGGTTGTTTATCTGTCAGAAAAGGGTGGACTgtatgatggtgatggcgagaAGATTTCCTCAATCAACTTAGATGCTGAGTTCGACTATTTAATGTCTCAGCCCTGGTGCCGATACGGAACGCGACTTAAGATCAAAGAAATCAAAGAATGTTGGTAGGCCCAAGTGACAGTGTGCAAACTTATAGCTGACCATCCCAAGTACTTGACACACTTCCCCGCAGCTCGTCCGTTGCTATTATCCACCCTAGCGATTTGCAAAAGGAACTGTTCACCGACTCTGGTGCCGGCACCCTCATTCGTCGAGGAGACAAGATTCAGCGGGTTTCCTCTATCAATGAGATTGGAGATAtttccaagttcaaggagaCTCTGGCCCGTGACCGCCAGGGTCTTGATGCTGAGGCCACTGTCGAACGCTTTGTCGATCATCTTAAGGAGAAGAACTTCAATGCCTACTTCGACGATGGAATGCAGTGTCTAGCTGTCGTCCTGCCAGCCAATGAGGAGCGACCAATTGCTACACTGGCTACTTTGAATATCACCAAGGCTGGATGGCTCAGCAACGTCGCTGAGAACGTCTTTGCTGCCGTCAAGAAAGATCACCCTAGCTTGGTCTGGACTGTcagcgaggaggatgagaaccTAACTTGGTTCTTCGAGAAGGCTGACGGAACCTTCAACAAGAACGGCAATGTTCTTTTCTACTATGGATGTGAGCTCCGATCTGAAGCTCTGGTCCCTATCTACGAGGAGTTTAAGGCACACGGCCGTGCTATGTTCGGCGACAACCTGGAATCTCGACTTCGAGATGCTGCCAAGACCACAAGTGAGACGTTAAACGCCTCCCAAAGCCGAACTTGATCAAGCTATCCAAACTATCTAGCTGCGATCCTTGAATATCTCGCAATTAAAATTCCCAGTATAATATAAAACGGTTTAACATTTCACCTTCAGACCCTTATTGACGTAGGCCTTCTTCCTTATCGTGTAGCTTACAACAGAAGCGAAAGAGGAACAAGCGATGTTCACTCTGAGGCAGAAGGGCTGTCAAAGATGGACACAGCATCACACAAACCAAACTGGACTATTCCTCAGGTTAGAAGTCTTTGTGGAGATAACTACAGTAAGTACTTGTATTTGAGTGTGGTTTGGAAGAATCTGAGAACTGCCTGGactgttgttgatgaggtaGCTGCTACAAACCAACAGTTACAATCACAGGCTGTGATCGTCATTGTCAGATATTCTCAACTATCACATCACATACCAACCCGAAATAGGCGACGTTCTGGGCCGTTGGTGTAACATGAAAGTGGCGCGCCTAACGATGGCTTCTAAGCATAGCAATAACAAGAGAATGTGCATCGAAAACCGTATCAGGTCAGTTGAGCGATAGAAAGACCTGCTGTCTTCCTATCGTCACTCTGTCAGCCACTAGTCCAAGTAaaacttcatcaacaaggaaGAGTTGAGTCTGTCAAGATGGTCCCCCAAAGGCGCCTATGAGGCTGTATTTTATTGAGAATGAAGGTTCTCTGAAGAGGGGGGGAGGAGCACATATGCAGAAGATCTCGGACTGGAACTTGGAAAACCTTGTTTGTCGTGGATATTTTGAGCGAAGGGAACTGCTGAGGGAGGCGCATCAATCAGTGAGTCACCTTGTGTGAGGTCGGATACATGTCGTGACTTTGATTCTTTGGGTTCTTGAATTGCAAAGAGCAAGTACACGCGTAagcttgctgaggctgcAACAGTATCTGTATGTT
Proteins encoded in this window:
- a CDS encoding probable acetylglutamate kinase/N-acetyl-gamma-glutamyl-phosphate reductase precursor (ARG-6), whose amino-acid sequence is MFSATSGAFRAGARRVAPRVARSNVKTAAPTALRSINTNRALSTTKAHASLPGRDRTREIVAQTINSIGSRREGEQYLKLFTSVESQKFAVIKVGGAILSDYLDELCRSLAFLTEMGLYPVLSAGVEPQFEEGIRVTDAKTLGIVRKLFLEENLKLINRLDELGVATRSISGAFVADYLDKEKWQYVGKITKVNKDAIEKSIEAGYIPVLTSMAESEDGHLLNVNADVAAAELARALEPLKVVYLSEKGGLYDGDGEKISSINLDAEFDYLMSQPWCRYGTRLKIKEIKELLDTLPRSSSVAIIHPSDLQKELFTDSGAGTLIRRGDKIQRVSSINEIGDISKFKETLARDRQGLDAEATVERFVDHLKEKNFNAYFDDGMQCLAVVLPANEERPIATLATLNITKAGWLSNVAENVFAAVKKDHPSLVWTVSEEDENLTWFFEKADGTFNKNGNVLFYYGCELRSEALVPIYEEFKAHGRAMFGDNLESRLRDAAKTTSETLNASQSRT